From the Hevea brasiliensis isolate MT/VB/25A 57/8 chromosome 13, ASM3005281v1, whole genome shotgun sequence genome, the window TAGTTTATCATTGAGCTTAATGCTTTTGGGTATCAAAATTTGTGGTATttaattgatttcaagtcatAATTAGTACTAGGAAGGAAAATTGTGAATTTGAGAATAACAATAAACTTCGTACAAATAATATTGGAGCGGGAGCAGAAGACTTGACCTATATATGAAATTTTATTGAATGATCGTAGAACCTAAAGAGTTAATTGATATTTACAATAGCTATCGGGAAATAggtagaaaattttaattaatatgttTAGTATGACTCGGGAGAGAATATCAAATAATTTAAGGTTATTCTTCCTTGCATTAGATAATTAAAAGTAGATCGTCAATCAAGTAGATTAAATTGGATTAGCTCAGGTGAAGTCAAGATTTCCTTGTTACTTATTATTATTGGCTTTTGGTTGTGAATTATTTGCCTTAGATcaattttgtaatttattttattttttattagttaattagttatccTATTATTTAAGTAGTCTAAATAATAGTAGGATTAGCATGTGCTTTTGGTACTTAATTCCAATGCTCATGGGATAGACAAAACTCTCAGGAGATCACTCCATTAGCTTACATTACTTGGAAAATAATTTTGCAACATTATGATTTTATACTTCTCAAGAAAAGTTGTAATTCATGATTTTTTTTTCCACTTATTTTATGTTTGTCCTTTTCTTCAATAAAGGTAGTTAATATTTTGTACTCCTAGTTTACTTAGGTGGCACCAGGGTGCAGTTGCTTTAAAATCTTCTATTAATGAAATCTTTATTTGATTGATGGGGAAGAAAATGAAATGacagggagaaaaaaaaaagaaaaaaaaaacactgtCCATAACAAGAGGCAAAAAGCCTATACATCATAACTCACCTGACCAGGAGGAAGAATAGCATCAAACCTGTCTACTCCAAACATTCCCAAATTGGATAGAGTGAATGTTCCTGCGCACAAGTATGGTTTAGCTTGCTTGCTTCCAAAGTTTTACACGCTAAATTCAAGCTAATAGGAGATAATAAAAAGCTATCAATTTCAGATAAGAACCTGAATTGTACTCATGAGGCTGAAGTTGCTTTGCTCTGGCTTTCTCCACCAACTCTTTCCACTTTTGTGACAAAAGGTACAAATCCAACTACACCACCGACAAAATGATTTACTAACTTAAACTCCAAATTTCTATGTGCCAGAAACcagtccaaaaataaataaataaacagaaGATATATATAAACCAAGTTACAATACCTTATCTGCGTCTTGAAGAACAGGGGTTATCAACCCACCATTGATTGCCACTGCCACTGCAATGTTAATGTTACTGTTATAAGTAAAACTTTTCCCGTCTTTGCAGCTGGCGTTCACAACTGGGTGCTGAACAAGTGCCATTGCTGCAGCTTTTGCCAATAATGCAGTCATTGTCACACCTTTTGGTTTCACCTAATTACAATAAAGAACAACAAACAATATCAATTTCACTAAAAATTAAACAACATTTCCAACAAAATATCCTAAATGAACCGAATAGTTCGATGCTGAATCTCAAACACGCTGCCACCCACCCTCCCCTCATCCCCTATCATAGTATATGTAACCACTGAAATATTAGTTCTAGCAGTTATTGTTAGCACCCATTTGACATTGCTGTTAGAATATCGAgaaaagaaaattcttagataTATTAGTtagagtattaaaaattaattaaaaacaaatTTGATATgttactaaaataacaaaataactgTTTTTCAACTGGCATTTTTTTTACTCTAAAACTCAATGACAAAACGGGGCCTTAGTCCGACTAGTTTGCAATCTCATGCGCATTTTGGctctgattttcagtttgttctaTTCTCAGTGCTTGCAGCAGTTAATCATGTCCAAAAATCCATCCAATTAACATTGAAATTACGATAAGAAAATTCAATCAACGAATCCAGATTATGTACCTTCTCATATAGTGCATCAAGTGCATTAGTTGTCACTGGATATCCAACCCGAAAAGTGGGTACCGAAAGGCTGTCCACCATATTTTTCGAAACCGCTGCTTGCATTGTTGTAAACGATACAACCGTAGATCCAGGAAGTGGAGGAGCTGATGAAGTGGCAGCAGCTTTAGTTGGAGAAGGAGAAGCAGCCGCTGCTGGAGCAGGCTTAGGAGCCACAGGCTTGGAAGGAGTAATACCCACCGCTGCCTCTACGTCTGCCGGGGTTATCCTCCCAAACGGCCCTGTTCCAACCACCTTGTTGATATCCACCTTATGCTGCTTCGCCAACTTCTTTGCATAGGGTGTCGCCACTATCTTCCTGGGCCCCTCCGCAGCGGGCGCCGCAGGAGCAGGTGTTGGTTGCGAAATTGCAGGAGCAGGAGTAGAAGTAGCACGAGGAGGAGTGGGAGTAATAGCAGGAGAAGCAGTACTACCAGTTTGAGACGCGGCTTTTGCTTTGGCTTCGGCAATTTCCTCTTCAGTCTCAGCTAAAAGTCCAATAGGAGCGCCGACAGGAGCAGTTTCACCTTCGGGGACAACAATTGCAGCGAGAATGCCGTCGTAGAAGGTCTCAACATCCATGTCGGCCTTGTCGGACTCGACAACCACGACGCTTTCACCTTTGGAGAGGACGTCACCTTCGGATTTAATCCAGGAGACGATCTTGCCCTCAGTCATGGTGGAGCTGAGAGCGGGCATGAAGATTTCGCGGATCTTCGATTGAACTTTCAAGGCATTTCGTCTGTGATGGCGGAGGGATTTGGAAGGAAATGTCGAAGGAAGGGGGGAGAGAGAAGATGCGAAGGAGATGGTCCTGTTGGAGATGGGGATTTTGGAAAGAAAAGGAGAGGACGAAGCCATGGGAGGGATGGAGGGAGGGAGAGAATGAGGGATTGGAGGAGAAAGAGTGAGGAAGATGGCGGGTGTCAGTAGGTGCGAAGGAGTAGGACGAGGgaaatgaacgaaaatagaaagAGGAGAGGGAAAGAAAGCGGGCGGAGAAGACGAGGAGAGGTTGGTTGGAACTTGGACGGTTGGATCTTAACCCCACTTTGACTGTGATTACATCGCCCACCGCCAGCACAATTTTTTCGTCgttataaattacaatttcatcaAAATGAATTCGATTAATctgtattttttataaattagggGACACGAGTTACAAGTTACCCTTTTTATTACTGTAATTTACACATTGTTTGATTCAAGAGaatatattttttagaaaatgCACTTTAaggaatttatttattaaaaatataatataaatatatttaatatataaattaatattacagaaatagtttatttttttattaacaaaaagTTTAGGAATATCTTAACATGAGTACACCGTCGACACTCTGTTCGGCAAGCCTCACCCTACCCCAATCCTATAATGTTACATTTTAAATTGAAGAACCTGGAAGGAAAATACACGGAGAACCAAACAAAACCTGAACAAAAATAAAGAGTCCATAGAATAATTCTACTTCACGTTACAACATTATAAAATTATTGCTCTTATGTATATGAggcaataatattataataattcaaaATTGTTACTAACTAATTGATAAATAatgtaaaaaatttaataaaattattattaaaattattataataataatgattTACATCTATTTAATGTATCGATTTTTACCTATTATAAAAACGTACTCAGCCTATTATTTTATGTTATATCGATAGAAACAAATATAACAATTCTCAAAtcgttattattaatttatagttACAAATTAAGTATATATAACTTTGCTTTCTAACTACTAACTTACATCAATTGTGtagtatataaatatataaaatttatatttttaataaataaattttattatacatattatatgtataattatatcttgaatttataataaattatatttaaaaaaaaatctttatacAAATCAATTTGAATCATCAATTTTGGAGCATATATCTTTTGCCAAAGTAGCATGCTAATTGATTAGCTTCTCTCCTGTTCATAGCAAAGGAGACATCGGGTaccttaaatattttaataaaaataaaaataaatattaaagaatattttattttttaaaaagtgaGAATAATAAAAGGTGATAAATACaattcactttttttttattgtctatgaaaaataaattaatttttaaaatatgttaaaaattacgcattaattttctaatttcaataaataataatttaatgttCAAGAAACTGATTATTATCTCTctcctcctcttttttttttttttttctctttcataTCTTTTTTTTCTTCAATAACTATTGGTCAATTTCTTATTGGTGGCTATCCCTAcattatcttttctttttcttttattttttttttttcttaataaacTCTCATATTCACGTTTATTTGGAATAAATATAAGATTTTCTCTTCAGTATTAGGGTCTTATTTCTTTCTATTATTCgagttttatttttcttctttaatagagttttgtttatt encodes:
- the LOC110641552 gene encoding dihydrolipoyllysine-residue acetyltransferase component 4 of pyruvate dehydrogenase complex, chloroplastic isoform X1, with the translated sequence MASSSPFLSKIPISNRTISFASSLSPLPSTFPSKSLRHHRRNALKVQSKIREIFMPALSSTMTEGKIVSWIKSEGDVLSKGESVVVVESDKADMDVETFYDGILAAIVVPEGETAPVGAPIGLLAETEEEIAEAKAKAASQTGSTASPAITPTPPRATSTPAPAISQPTPAPAAPAAEGPRKIVATPYAKKLAKQHKVDINKVVGTGPFGRITPADVEAAVGITPSKPVAPKPAPAAAASPSPTKAAATSSAPPLPGSTVVSFTTMQAAVSKNMVDSLSVPTFRVGYPVTTNALDALYEKVKPKGVTMTALLAKAAAMALVQHPVVNASCKDGKSFTYNSNINIAVAVAINGGLITPVLQDADKLDLYLLSQKWKELVEKARAKQLQPHEYNSGTFTLSNLGMFGVDRFDAILPPGQGAIMAVGASKPTVVADADGFFSVKSKMLVNVTADHRIVYGADLAAFLQTFAKIVENPESLTL
- the LOC110641552 gene encoding dihydrolipoyllysine-residue acetyltransferase component 4 of pyruvate dehydrogenase complex, chloroplastic isoform X2, with the protein product MASSSPFLSKIPISNRTISFASSLSPLPSTFPSKSLRHHRRNALKVQSKIREIFMPALSSTMTEGKIVSWIKSEGDVLSKGESVVVVESDKADMDVETFYDGILAAIVVPEGETAPVGAPIGLLAETEEEIAEAKAKAASQTGSTASPAITPTPPRATSTPAPAISQPTPAPAAPAAEGPRKIVATPYAKKLAKQHKVDINKVVGTGPFGRITPADVEAAVGITPSKPVAPKPAPAAAASPSPTKAAATSSAPPLPGSTVVSFTTMQAAVSKNMVDSLSVPTFRVGYPVTTNALDALYEKVKPKGVTMTALLAKAAAMALVQHPVVNASCKDGKSFTYNSNINIAVAVAINGGLITPVLQDADKLDLYLLSQKWKELVEKARAKQLQPHEYNSGTFTLSNLGMFGVDRFDAILPPGQGAIMAVGASKPTVVADADGFFSVKSKMLGEEHKGNGSCIQISTTKSKSHVL